Part of the Balaenoptera acutorostrata chromosome 17, mBalAcu1.1, whole genome shotgun sequence genome, tgtgcgcctagagcccgtgctgcacaagagaaggccccgctcaccgcaactagagaaagcctgcgcacagcaacgaagacccaatgcagccaaaaataaataaataaatttaaattttaaaaaaaattaaagattttggGGCATGAAAGGACATTATGAAAAAAGTGAAATGACGTcctacagaatgtgagaaaatctttgcaaattgTATATCTGGTAAAGGTctagtacccagaatatataaaggactcttaCAACTCTACAACAAAAGACAAACAAGCCACTCTTTAAATGAGCAAgggacttgaataaacatttctccaaagaaaatatacaaatgaccaactagcaaacaaaaagatgctcaaattcATCAGTGATTTGAGAAACGAAATCAAAACCCGAGTAAGATTACCACTTcgcacccactaggatggctgtaataataaagtaaataattaaCAAGTGCTTTCAAGGATTTGGAGatactggaaccctcatacattgctgatgggaatgtaaaatggtacagccactctggattacaatttggcagttcctcgAAAGTTTAAACAtagcattaccatatgacccagcaattccactgctagatATATGCGCAAAGAATTCAAGGCAGATACCCAAACAAGTACATGTACATCGTGTtcatagcactattcacaatagccaggaggTGTAAACAGCCCAGACGTTTATCAGTGGATGAATGTATAAGCCAAATGTGCTTTAActacaccatggaatattattcagtcaaaaAAGGGAGTGAAGCTCCCTTATTTACACCTGCTGCAGTGTGCCTCAAAAGTCACATATCATATGAGTTCATTCATATAAGATGTCAGGAGTAGGTAAATCCATGGAGACAAAATACAGCTttgtggttaccaggagctgggggccAGGAGATACGGAGATAAACTAGTGCATAGGGgctttgggatgatggaaatgtcttGGGACAAGATAAAGATGCTgatcacacaacattgtaaatgcactaaatgccactgaattgctcATTTCAaacagttaattttatgtttatcaatTTCACCTCAACAAActattaagtaaaatgaaaacagagccCCTGTGGGAGATGGGAGACTAACGGAGCCCCCGCCCGAGGCTGTGGTGCCACTGGGGTCTGTGTGGCAGACGGCAGGGTGAGCACTGGAGAGCCACGGCTCTGCCCCTCAACAGCCACAGCCACACGTGGCGCTCACGAGCGTGGCTTTGATGGGGGTACTTCTTCACAAACATGGAAACAACTAATCATAAAGGTCTTTAGTGTTGTCTCTCAGGAAAGCTAACAGGTTTGCTGTGTGCTGGAAGGGCTCAGAGTCTTCACTCTTTTCTCCATTTGGTGTCACACTTGCGGGGGCAGCACGGACAGTGCAAACAAGTGTAtttgttttcaaatcttttccttcaccattaaacccaatttttttttaagatttttcttaagGGAAGCCATATTTCTATGActttatatttcctttcaaaagaggaactttcattatttttccaatAGTTCTTATGTTGCAGAGGAGAATTGTATCCAGTTTAGCAAATCAAAAATGCCCTCTCATCATCCTCACCTCACTCGCTCGTGTTTCCTGTCTCAGTAAACTTCTTCCAGGTCGACAGTAGCTCTGGCTCAAAAACCAGTTCCTATTGCCACCACCTCCTGAGCCACACGAGTGACCTTACCTCAATCAGGGTTCAGCAAGCCATGGCCTACAGGCCAGATCCAGCTAGCCAGTCGTTTGGGGCCTGCAAGCAAACAACCGTTGAAGGATTTTTAAGGATTATAACAAAGCAGACCACGTGACAGAGACCATGCAGCCACAAAGCCCAAGAAGGTCCCTCTCTGACCCTTTATGGAAAAggtccatcccttccccacacGCAACCAGGAGAGGGCGGAGCCCCCCGGATCAGTCATGGGGTGCAGCGGGGGACATAGTGAGCCCTGTGTCATCCCATCCAGACCCTTGCTTCCTCCAGTGACCTCCCTGTCTGTCCCTGCAGCCCTCACTGTGCCTCCCCCAACCACCGTCAGTCCAGTGGCGTGTGGACATTACCACAGGtgcccaggggctggggctcTGGGAGAAGACGGTAGCCCACGTGCAGCGAGTGATGACAGGCCTGCCTGAGGGTCAGCAGGAAGGCGGAGCACGGTGCCTGCATCTGTGTGCTGGCCACATGGCCGAGCTCCAAGGAGGGGGTCCTGGCAGAGACTCTATGCAGGGGCTTCCAGCCGGGCCGTGGGTCAGGTGACCAGAACGTGAACTGTCACCACCGGACACATGGGCGTGGTAGGCATACAGGCTTTGCGTATGGCCAAGCTGGGTCTGCACTGAGATCCAAGGGTAACAGAAGCCTCcagttggggtgggggagacagactgCTACTGTGGTGGTAGATTGAAGTTCCAGGTGGGGAGAGGCAGTTACCTTGAGCTGAGGGGCAGGTCAGAGGGCAGCAGGCCCAAGgaggctgggggtagggaggggtgtCCTTCACCCACCCACTCAGCACCACTGGGTGGCCCCAGCCCTGGGGCACGGAGCCCTGTCGGGGGCAGTGGTCAGAGAAGTCCTCTCCTGTGAGGTGACTGAGCCAAGACCggcagaagggaagggaaggagggagcgtGAGGACCGTCGGGGAGGGCAGACCCCAAGGTGGGCGGGTCCTTCCTGCTCAGGAGAAGCAGGAGCAGAGGGGGGGAGGTTGTCAAGTGCTCTTGTCACCAGACTGCTGTGGGCgggaggggaaggtgggaggcCAGGTAAGCTGCTCCCCATCCAGGCAGGAGCAAAGGGTGGTTTGGCCTGGATGTCTCAGTTATaacgagagagagagatccaGTAGAGCAGAGTTTCCTTGTCCTTCAGGTGTGAAAAAGGGGGTGCCTCCCGGTGTGACAAGCAGCCTTGTGCACGTCTCTGTCATAGAAGGATGTATGCAGCAGCTGAACCCTGGTACCAGCTAACAAAGTGCAGTCACAATGCAGGTTCCGAGAGGTACAGGTTGCTTTGGCAGAATGGGGCACGGTCTCTGAAGGCTTCTCTGTCAAATGGGGCGGAATCTGACATTCCAGAGTCATCACCATGCAGTTGGAGCCAGTTCTGCTTCCTTGAAGGGAACGGGCCCTGCACCTCCTGGCCTGGGCCCAGACCCACACCTGTGAAGCCAGTGGTGGGCACCCAGAGAATGAGAGCTGGGCCAAGCAGCTGACTCCAGGCTTGTGCGTCTGGAACAGGAGGCAGGTAGAATGTCTAGCAATGCAACGTGCAGGGAGCTGTGTTTTCCTTGAACAGGTGGGAGGGTGAGTGCCTGGGTTTGGGACACGCTCCAAGGTAAAGCCAACAGGACCTGCTGATGACCTGCTGTGGGTCAGGGGAAGGACAGCCGAGGGGCTGCCTCGACTCAGGCCAGGATTTTGGCCAGCCTTAGTCGGGAGACTGCAGGTGCTTTCCTGAGATGTGGGGTCTGGGGGTCAGGTTAGGGTTGGTTTTCGGTTGCTGTGCAGCCTGGTCCCCTCAGCTCTGCCAGCCCCTCACAGTTCCCTCGAGAGACCTGGTACCACCACCCCCCGTGGGTCCCACGCTCCCAGACTTGCCTGTGTTTCCCTGTTTCCTTCCATGTGACTTCCTGTTTGTCATTTCAGATTGGGACCCCAGGACTGAGGGCAAGGAGTTTCTTCAGAAGGAAGAAGTTTCTGAGGATTTGGAATCACAGGCAGAAACATCAGAAAACCATGCCAGTGATGTTTCCCAGACGCCTGAGCTTGGAGAACTCTGTGACGGTGCATTAAAAAGAGACTGGGAGGCCCCTGAGGATGAGAGACAGGTGCAGTCCCCCTGCTGGGAGGGGGACTTCACACCAGTGCAAGTGCTTCTCAAGAGCTCCTCAGGAGAGAAAGAGGTGGAGTCTGACAACGTCAAGAGAGGCTTCAGTCTGAGCCCGAGCCCAGCGGCACGTCAGGGAGCCCCTGCAGAAGAGAGGCCACATCTGTATGACGTGCATGGCCAGAGCTTCCCACGCAGCGTGGACCTAATCAGCTGCGAGGGGCTTCACACAGCCGGAAGCCCGTTCATATGCAACGAGTGTGGGAACACCTTCCAAGGAGGCCCCGATCTTATTCAGCATCAGACAGCGCACACTGGACAGAAGTCCTTCATATGTAATGAGTGTGGAAGGCCCTTTAGCACGCATTCAGACCTCCTCAGGCACCGGCTTACCCACCGCGGAGAGAAGCCACATGTGTGTACTGAGTGTGGAAAGGCCTTCGGCCAGAGCTCCAGTCTTAAAAAGCACCAGAAGTCCCATGTGAGCGAGAAGCCCTACGAATGCAGTGAGTGCGGGAAGGCCTTCAGGAGGACCTCCAACCTCATCCAGCATCAAAGAATCCACTCCGGGGAGAAGCCATACGTGTGCAACGCCTGCGGGAAGGCCTTCAGGCGGAGCTCCAACCTTATCAAACACCAGAGGGTCCACACAGGGGAGAAGCCCTTCGAGTGTGACGAGTGCGGGAAGTCCTTCAGCCAGAGCTCACACCTGAGGAAGCACCAGAGGGTCCACACCGGGGAGAGGCCTTACGCGTGTAGCGAGTGCGGCAAACCCTTCAGCCGGGTGTCCAACCTCATTAAGCATCACAGGGTCCACACGGGGGAGAAGCCCTACAAGTGCAGTGACTGCGGGAAGGCCTTCAGCCAGAgctccagcctcatccagcaccggagaatccacactggagagaagcctcACGTGTGCGGTGTgtgtgggaaggccttcagcTACAGCTCAGTGCTCAGAAAGCACCAGATCATCCACACGGGAGAGAAGCCGTATGAGTGCAGCATCTGCAGGAAGGCCTTCAGCCACAGCTCTGCGCTCATCCAGCACCAGGGTGTGCACACGGGTGACAAGCCCTATGAGTGTCGCGAGTGCGGGAAGACCTTCGGTCGCAGCTCCAACCTCATCCTGCACCAGCgagttcacactggagagaagccctatgAATGTACCGAGTGTGGGAAAACCTTCAGCCAGAGCTCAACTCTCATTCAGCATCAGAGGATCCATAACGGGTTGAAACCCCACGAGTGTAACCAGTGCGGCAAAGCCTTCAACCGGAGCTCGAACCTCATCCACCACCAGAAagtccacactggagagaagccctacGCGTGCATCGAGTGTGGGAAGGGCTT contains:
- the ZNF16 gene encoding zinc finger protein 16 isoform X2, which encodes MQVPRDWDPRTEGKEFLQKEEVSEDLESQAETSENHASDVSQTPELGELCDGALKRDWEAPEDERQVQSPCWEGDFTPVQVLLKSSSGEKEVESDNVKRGFSLSPSPAARQGAPAEERPHLYDVHGQSFPRSVDLISCEGLHTAGSPFICNECGNTFQGGPDLIQHQTAHTGQKSFICNECGRPFSTHSDLLRHRLTHRGEKPHVCTECGKAFGQSSSLKKHQKSHVSEKPYECSECGKAFRRTSNLIQHQRIHSGEKPYVCNACGKAFRRSSNLIKHQRVHTGEKPFECDECGKSFSQSSHLRKHQRVHTGERPYACSECGKPFSRVSNLIKHHRVHTGEKPYKCSDCGKAFSQSSSLIQHRRIHTGEKPHVCGVCGKAFSYSSVLRKHQIIHTGEKPYECSICRKAFSHSSALIQHQGVHTGDKPYECRECGKTFGRSSNLILHQRVHTGEKPYECTECGKTFSQSSTLIQHQRIHNGLKPHECNQCGKAFNRSSNLIHHQKVHTGEKPYACIECGKGFSQSSHLIQHQIIHTGERPYQCSECGKSFSQRSVLIQHQRIHTGVKPYDCTACGKAFSQRSKLVKHQLIHTRE
- the ZNF16 gene encoding zinc finger protein 16 isoform X1, which codes for MPSLRVRPEEAEMEPSVPGPSPWTPRTQACVSDAPAVTHPGSALHGPLCCGDAEPEATPPHHQQPDWDPRTEGKEFLQKEEVSEDLESQAETSENHASDVSQTPELGELCDGALKRDWEAPEDERQVQSPCWEGDFTPVQVLLKSSSGEKEVESDNVKRGFSLSPSPAARQGAPAEERPHLYDVHGQSFPRSVDLISCEGLHTAGSPFICNECGNTFQGGPDLIQHQTAHTGQKSFICNECGRPFSTHSDLLRHRLTHRGEKPHVCTECGKAFGQSSSLKKHQKSHVSEKPYECSECGKAFRRTSNLIQHQRIHSGEKPYVCNACGKAFRRSSNLIKHQRVHTGEKPFECDECGKSFSQSSHLRKHQRVHTGERPYACSECGKPFSRVSNLIKHHRVHTGEKPYKCSDCGKAFSQSSSLIQHRRIHTGEKPHVCGVCGKAFSYSSVLRKHQIIHTGEKPYECSICRKAFSHSSALIQHQGVHTGDKPYECRECGKTFGRSSNLILHQRVHTGEKPYECTECGKTFSQSSTLIQHQRIHNGLKPHECNQCGKAFNRSSNLIHHQKVHTGEKPYACIECGKGFSQSSHLIQHQIIHTGERPYQCSECGKSFSQRSVLIQHQRIHTGVKPYDCTACGKAFSQRSKLVKHQLIHTRE